In a genomic window of Oscillatoria sp. FACHB-1406:
- a CDS encoding serine/threonine-protein kinase, protein MEISCTRPGCPSPRNFFADLEERANLQTAQQKYCTSCGMPLILGGRYIPTKLLGRGGFGAAFLARDRYTTSVRQCVVKQFQPSGDLSAEQWQVALNLFEREAAVLEDLGRHPQIPDFYAFFPLLVSGRQGQKDDRFFYLVQEFIDGLDLEQEQASRGRPYTEAEVKEILEEILNVLKFVHGRNIIHRDIKPSNIMRDREGRLFLLDFGAVKQIAAGAGTPQARSTGIYSMGFAPPEQMQGAQVYPSTDLYALAATCLILLTGKPSEELFDSYNNCWNWQPYAPQTSDRLASILDRLLQARPSERFQSATEVLEALHGQSVPPPLPAPSVVTSPPSPPVGVPIVPPPVAVAPAPVSRFSLVDILGSAGFTGFIGALLAIALSSLLGISGISVGLVGALVGGLVYAQYRRVLEGKDFLILAAIALAIVGFVPALHGVPLVQSLGLPSVLGVGFVAIFAGAAAIATTAIFRLIYQLLVRIL, encoded by the coding sequence ATGGAAATTTCCTGTACTCGGCCCGGCTGTCCCAGTCCGCGTAATTTTTTTGCCGACCTCGAGGAGCGAGCAAACCTTCAAACCGCACAGCAAAAGTATTGCACCAGTTGCGGAATGCCTTTGATTCTGGGCGGTCGCTATATTCCCACTAAGTTGTTGGGTAGAGGGGGATTTGGGGCGGCGTTTTTGGCGCGCGATCGCTACACGACTAGCGTGCGTCAATGCGTAGTCAAACAATTTCAACCCTCGGGGGATTTGAGCGCCGAACAGTGGCAAGTCGCCCTAAATTTATTCGAGCGAGAAGCAGCAGTATTGGAAGATTTGGGCAGACATCCCCAAATTCCCGATTTCTATGCCTTTTTTCCCCTTTTAGTTTCCGGTCGTCAGGGTCAGAAGGACGATCGATTTTTCTACTTGGTTCAGGAATTTATCGACGGACTCGACCTCGAACAAGAACAAGCCAGTCGAGGCAGACCTTATACCGAAGCAGAAGTTAAAGAAATTTTAGAGGAAATTCTCAATGTGCTGAAGTTCGTTCACGGGCGCAATATCATTCACCGCGACATTAAACCGTCGAATATTATGCGCGATCGCGAAGGGAGACTCTTTCTGCTCGATTTTGGCGCGGTCAAGCAAATTGCAGCCGGTGCGGGAACCCCACAAGCGCGCTCGACGGGAATTTATTCGATGGGGTTTGCGCCTCCGGAACAAATGCAGGGCGCGCAAGTCTATCCTTCTACCGATTTATACGCGCTGGCAGCCACTTGTTTGATTTTGTTGACTGGAAAACCGAGCGAGGAATTGTTTGATAGCTACAATAATTGCTGGAATTGGCAGCCTTACGCGCCGCAAACGAGCGATCGCTTAGCAAGCATCCTGGATCGGCTGCTGCAAGCGCGTCCGAGCGAACGCTTTCAGTCAGCGACGGAAGTTTTGGAGGCGCTGCACGGGCAATCCGTACCGCCGCCCCTTCCCGCTCCGTCCGTTGTCACTTCGCCGCCTTCTCCGCCTGTTGGCGTTCCGATCGTACCGCCCCCCGTAGCAGTCGCTCCCGCCCCGGTATCGCGCTTCTCGCTGGTGGATATATTGGGGAGTGCGGGCTTTACGGGATTTATCGGGGCGCTGTTAGCGATCGCGCTTTCGAGTCTGTTGGGAATCTCTGGGATTAGCGTTGGCTTGGTGGGGGCGTTAGTAGGCGGTTTGGTCTACGCGCAGTATCGCCGCGTTCTAGAGGGGAAAGACTTTCTGATTTTAGCCGCGATCGCGCTGGCAATTGTGGGATTTGTCCCCGCCCTACACGGTGTCCCCTTGGTTCAAAGCTTAGGTCTGCCGAGCGTTTTGGGAGTTGGATTCGTTGCGATCTTTGCCGGGGCTGCCGCGATCGCGACGACGGCTATTTTTCGCCTGATTTACCAACTTCTGGTCAGAATTTTGTAA
- a CDS encoding family 10 glycosylhydrolase, translating to MVKIKPWLAAAIAAFSFNASLRPAAAQTTSYCRFDSDAIAEKESLRVAAVDGDSEARQRYNAILQKQAESLRRCREQTWPQTQAIWLRVYPCDARPGAMDALFDHIVNKGYNQVHVEVFFDAQVLLPANDNPTPWVSVVRSPGAENVDLLAMAIAKGRERGIKVYAWAFTMNFGYGYGLRPDREQVLARNGKGQTSISYVRDNTQTFIDPYNPQAQQDYQKLVQAIARRKPDGMLFDYIRYPRGAGSQSVAGNVKDLWIYGEASQQALQRRAFNGQASELIGRFLQQGFINANDLQAVRQLYPTETTPEWQGRNPMAGDTLPALQTQLWLLTVAHAAQGVVDFLNLAIRPLQSSNIPAGAVFFPDANKSVGQQGYDSRLQPWDRFPAGIEFHPMAYSICGSPSCNVEEIMRTISLAPPQAKVIPALAGYWGRRDGNRPSLEEQMNAIRQQIPSITALSHFAYSWQEPEIDQRRRSCQL from the coding sequence ATGGTTAAAATCAAACCTTGGCTTGCCGCCGCGATCGCTGCTTTCTCCTTCAACGCCAGCCTTCGCCCAGCCGCCGCTCAAACAACATCCTATTGTCGCTTCGATAGCGACGCGATCGCCGAGAAAGAATCCCTGCGCGTTGCCGCTGTTGACGGCGACTCCGAAGCCCGCCAACGCTATAACGCCATCCTTCAAAAACAAGCTGAAAGCCTGCGGCGCTGTCGCGAGCAAACCTGGCCCCAAACGCAAGCGATCTGGTTGCGCGTTTACCCCTGCGATGCGCGTCCCGGGGCGATGGACGCACTTTTCGACCATATTGTCAACAAAGGTTACAATCAAGTTCACGTTGAAGTCTTTTTTGATGCCCAGGTACTATTACCCGCCAACGATAATCCCACGCCTTGGGTTTCCGTCGTGCGCTCTCCCGGTGCCGAAAACGTCGATCTCCTAGCGATGGCCATTGCTAAAGGGCGAGAACGGGGCATCAAAGTCTACGCCTGGGCTTTTACCATGAATTTCGGCTACGGCTATGGCTTGCGTCCCGATCGCGAACAAGTCCTTGCCCGCAACGGCAAAGGTCAAACCAGCATCTCCTACGTCCGAGATAATACCCAAACCTTCATCGATCCCTACAATCCGCAAGCCCAGCAAGACTATCAAAAGTTAGTGCAAGCGATCGCGCGGCGCAAACCGGATGGAATGCTTTTCGACTACATCCGTTATCCGCGCGGTGCGGGCAGCCAATCCGTCGCCGGTAACGTCAAAGACTTGTGGATTTATGGAGAAGCCTCCCAACAAGCCCTGCAACGACGCGCCTTTAACGGACAAGCCAGCGAACTGATCGGGCGCTTTCTCCAACAAGGATTTATCAATGCCAACGATCTGCAAGCTGTTCGCCAACTGTACCCCACCGAAACGACCCCTGAATGGCAAGGGCGCAACCCAATGGCAGGCGATACCTTACCCGCACTGCAAACGCAACTGTGGCTGTTAACCGTCGCTCACGCCGCGCAAGGAGTCGTCGATTTCCTTAACCTCGCCATTCGTCCCCTACAAAGTAGCAATATTCCTGCCGGTGCTGTCTTTTTCCCCGATGCCAATAAATCTGTCGGACAGCAAGGATACGACTCTCGCTTGCAACCTTGGGATCGCTTTCCGGCGGGAATCGAGTTTCATCCAATGGCTTATTCGATTTGTGGCAGTCCGAGTTGTAATGTCGAAGAAATTATGCGAACCATCAGCCTTGCTCCACCGCAAGCCAAAGTAATTCCCGCCCTGGCTGGATATTGGGGGCGGCGCGATGGCAACCGCCCCTCCTTAGAAGAACAAATGAATGCAATCCGCCAGCAAATTCCCAGCATTACAGCGCTCAGTCACTTTGCCTATTCCTGGCAAGAACCGGAAATCGACCAAAGGCGGCGTTCTTGCCAGTTGTAG
- a CDS encoding MFS transporter has protein sequence MGANRALSLLAQQPVEVVPAPVVPTAEGAERAALALSGPQFFTALIAGVVLAFAFQLLLTNLGVAVGISMAGGSSDDSSDRGDSESFGSSIRKISTLVGVSTLITVAISLFVACYFAVRLSLFATPLSGAIVGLVIWATYFSLMVWVSSTTVGSLVGSVINTATSGLQAIVGTAAAAIGGKAASNQMVSTAEAMAAAVRREFTAGLDPESFRENVEDYIQKLRPAQLDPKAIRAQFEELVNDPNLKKIASAEGLANIDRATFVDLISSRTDLSKREVNRLADELEDVWKKTFKSGKISNPLQDLGDYLKSATREQLLGKELNDKIDALRAELKQNNTSDSPTTEVAASSGVMASLSSLAGMVLGRADLSDFDADKAIAQIEKLKDYASEQANQVGAKIDKATKSGRVKADIDEYLSNAYPWQLTPENLDREFRDLLYDTEADPGAVADELSNISRADFVQLLQKRETSTILPPARLQSTASALESIRREVLATAEAARNRQESMTLLAEVESYLMNADLRSPQGLETGFQALIDDADVDVERLKVRLAQLNRTTLDRILTQRADLTPETKAGFIGELELIRDRVIAEAEQRQLQATTEAEGQWETIQNYLRSTGKSELNPDAIEREVKLLLKDPQAGAAALRARASRFDRDTLLRLLAQRQDMTRQEAEELLDRLENSWARVVNAPQELTGKVKDQYDRATTSIADYLRSTGKPELSPEGIQRDLKRLLDDPKAGYQSIKWRLARMDRDTLVQLLAQRDDLTEEQVNSTIDSVQATLDDIAKTPRRLARRTQQQVRDFQTSLADYLRSTGKEELDPDDIQRDVQLLLNDPRAGMESLQERLSKFDRDTLVQLLSQREDISQADANRIIDNILSVRDRAVQQLQLVQAQVQSAIDSVLGRIRNYLNSLQRPELNYEGISTDLRTLFDDPQAGFDALRDRFSQLDRNTLVAVLSSRDDISRADAERLVSQVEGTRDRVLQRAERLQRQTLLQVERTKQQAQRQLEETRKAASAAAWWLFLTALISALCSAGGGALGVDRFV, from the coding sequence ATGGGCGCAAATCGCGCGCTCTCTCTACTCGCTCAGCAACCGGTCGAAGTCGTTCCCGCGCCCGTCGTGCCGACGGCTGAAGGTGCGGAGCGGGCGGCTTTGGCGTTGAGCGGGCCGCAATTTTTTACGGCGTTAATCGCAGGTGTCGTGTTAGCGTTTGCTTTCCAACTCCTCCTCACCAATCTCGGTGTAGCGGTAGGAATCTCGATGGCTGGTGGCTCCTCCGATGATAGTAGCGATCGCGGGGACTCGGAGAGTTTCGGCAGCAGCATCCGCAAAATCAGTACCCTCGTCGGAGTCAGTACCTTAATCACCGTTGCGATTTCCCTCTTCGTCGCTTGCTACTTTGCCGTGCGGTTGAGTTTGTTTGCAACGCCACTCTCCGGTGCGATTGTAGGATTAGTCATTTGGGCAACCTATTTTTCCCTGATGGTATGGGTGAGTTCCACCACTGTCGGTTCCTTAGTCGGTTCGGTGATTAATACTGCAACTTCCGGCTTACAAGCGATTGTCGGAACGGCAGCAGCAGCAATTGGCGGCAAAGCAGCGAGCAATCAAATGGTTTCGACCGCAGAAGCAATGGCCGCAGCCGTTCGCCGCGAATTTACCGCCGGTCTCGATCCAGAATCGTTCCGCGAGAATGTTGAGGATTACATTCAAAAACTGCGTCCCGCGCAGTTGGATCCTAAAGCGATTCGCGCTCAATTTGAAGAACTGGTTAACGACCCGAACCTGAAAAAGATTGCCAGTGCCGAAGGCTTAGCAAATATCGATCGCGCTACCTTTGTCGATCTCATCAGCAGTCGCACGGATTTGTCAAAACGAGAAGTCAATCGCCTTGCTGACGAACTCGAAGACGTTTGGAAAAAAACCTTTAAATCCGGCAAGATTAGCAATCCCCTGCAAGATTTAGGCGATTATCTCAAATCGGCAACGCGCGAACAATTACTCGGAAAAGAGCTAAACGACAAGATCGACGCTCTGCGCGCCGAGTTAAAACAAAATAACACCAGCGACAGTCCCACAACCGAAGTTGCCGCTTCTTCAGGCGTGATGGCAAGCCTCAGCAGTTTAGCCGGTATGGTTCTGGGGCGTGCGGATTTGTCCGATTTCGATGCCGATAAAGCGATCGCGCAAATCGAAAAACTGAAGGACTATGCGAGCGAACAAGCCAATCAAGTCGGCGCTAAAATCGATAAAGCAACCAAGAGCGGTAGAGTTAAAGCCGATATCGACGAATATCTCAGTAATGCTTACCCTTGGCAGTTGACTCCAGAAAATCTCGATCGCGAATTTCGGGATTTACTCTACGACACCGAAGCAGATCCGGGTGCAGTCGCAGACGAGTTAAGCAACATCAGCCGCGCTGATTTTGTCCAATTGCTGCAAAAACGCGAGACTTCAACCATTTTACCGCCAGCCAGATTGCAAAGTACCGCATCAGCGCTCGAGAGCATTCGTCGCGAAGTGCTGGCAACGGCGGAAGCAGCGCGAAATCGTCAAGAGTCGATGACGCTGCTTGCTGAGGTAGAAAGTTATTTGATGAATGCCGATCTGCGATCGCCGCAAGGTCTCGAGACGGGTTTCCAAGCGCTAATCGACGACGCGGATGTCGATGTAGAACGCTTAAAAGTGCGTTTGGCGCAATTGAATCGAACGACCCTCGATCGCATCTTAACGCAGCGTGCGGACTTAACCCCAGAAACAAAAGCTGGTTTCATTGGCGAATTAGAATTGATTCGCGATCGCGTCATTGCCGAAGCAGAACAGCGCCAACTCCAAGCCACGACCGAAGCCGAAGGACAATGGGAAACCATTCAAAACTACCTGCGTTCGACGGGCAAATCGGAATTGAATCCCGACGCGATCGAGCGCGAAGTTAAACTGTTGTTGAAGGATCCCCAAGCGGGTGCTGCCGCCCTCAGAGCAAGAGCTTCCCGTTTCGATCGCGATACGCTCTTGCGCTTGCTCGCCCAGCGCCAAGATATGACTCGCCAAGAAGCCGAAGAATTGCTCGATCGCCTCGAGAATAGCTGGGCGCGCGTCGTCAATGCGCCCCAAGAATTGACCGGCAAGGTCAAAGACCAGTACGATCGCGCGACGACTTCAATCGCCGATTATTTACGCTCTACCGGCAAACCCGAACTCAGCCCCGAAGGGATCCAACGCGACCTCAAACGCTTGTTAGACGACCCGAAAGCGGGCTATCAGTCCATTAAATGGCGCTTGGCTCGCATGGATCGCGATACGCTGGTGCAATTGCTGGCTCAACGCGACGATTTAACCGAGGAACAGGTGAACAGCACTATTGACAGCGTGCAAGCGACGCTCGACGATATTGCGAAAACTCCCCGACGCTTGGCGCGACGCACGCAACAGCAAGTCAGGGATTTCCAAACCTCCCTCGCCGATTATCTGCGCTCGACAGGTAAGGAGGAGTTGGATCCGGACGATATTCAGCGCGACGTACAACTGCTGTTGAACGATCCGCGCGCGGGTATGGAAAGCTTGCAAGAACGGCTTTCTAAGTTCGATCGCGATACTTTAGTGCAGTTGCTTTCTCAACGCGAGGATATCTCCCAAGCCGATGCCAATCGCATTATCGATAATATTCTCAGCGTCCGCGATCGCGCCGTGCAGCAATTGCAATTGGTGCAAGCCCAGGTTCAATCGGCGATCGATAGCGTCTTAGGAAGGATTCGCAACTATCTCAATAGTTTGCAACGTCCGGAACTCAACTACGAGGGCATTAGCACGGATTTGCGGACGCTGTTTGACGATCCGCAAGCCGGATTCGACGCGCTGCGCGATCGCTTCTCGCAACTCGATCGCAACACGCTGGTTGCCGTACTGAGTTCTCGCGATGATATCTCCCGCGCCGATGCAGAACGCTTGGTGAGTCAAGTTGAAGGAACGCGCGATCGTGTCCTGCAACGCGCCGAACGCCTGCAACGACAAACCTTGCTGCAAGTCGAACGCACCAAACAGCAAGCCCAACGACAACTCGAAGAAACCCGCAAAGCTGCTTCTGCGGCGGCGTGGTGGTTGTTCTTAACTGCATTGATCTCGGCGCTCTGTTCGGCGGGCGGCGGCGCTTTAGGAGTCGATCGCTTTGTTTAA
- a CDS encoding ABC transporter ATP-binding protein, with translation MAEVRLEAIARRYNNITAIEDITFTVPDGELWVLVGPSGCGKSTILRAIAGLDRVTEGDLYIGNQRMNDIPARQRDVAMVFQNYALYPHMTVAENISFGLRMRGEKPDAIARQVESVARSLAIEHLLTRKPKQLSGGQQQRVALGRAIARQPKVFLLDEPLSNLDAQLRDDTRAELKQLHARLGITTLYVTHDQTEAMTLADRIVVLQHGRIQQIGSPQDIYARPANRQVATFLGSPPMNILPAVYSSGKFYCDRQPFPCSEVLRQHLQPSEGQHFELGIRPESVRLAAEEGLEVCIEVVEPLGRETLVRARLPESESAIDFLAASDWEGHRGDRVRLAIAADNLFIFEPSSGKTLYPQS, from the coding sequence ATGGCAGAGGTTCGGCTCGAGGCGATCGCGCGCAGATACAACAACATCACAGCAATTGAAGACATTACCTTCACCGTTCCCGATGGCGAACTTTGGGTATTAGTCGGCCCTTCCGGTTGCGGCAAATCGACGATTCTGCGCGCGATCGCGGGACTCGATCGCGTTACAGAGGGCGATCTCTACATCGGCAACCAGCGCATGAACGATATCCCCGCCCGCCAGCGCGATGTCGCGATGGTGTTCCAAAACTACGCCCTCTACCCGCATATGACGGTGGCGGAAAATATCAGCTTTGGGCTGCGAATGCGCGGGGAAAAACCGGACGCGATCGCGCGCCAAGTCGAAAGCGTCGCCCGCAGTTTAGCGATCGAACACCTACTTACTCGCAAACCGAAACAACTCTCCGGCGGACAGCAACAGCGGGTTGCATTAGGACGCGCGATCGCCCGCCAGCCTAAAGTCTTCCTACTCGACGAACCCCTCTCCAACCTCGACGCGCAACTGCGAGACGACACCCGCGCCGAACTCAAGCAACTGCACGCGCGCCTCGGCATAACAACACTCTACGTCACCCACGACCAAACCGAAGCAATGACGCTCGCCGATCGCATCGTCGTCCTCCAGCACGGGCGCATCCAACAAATCGGTTCGCCCCAAGACATCTACGCCCGCCCCGCCAACCGCCAAGTTGCCACCTTTTTAGGCAGTCCGCCCATGAATATCCTGCCCGCAGTTTACAGCAGCGGGAAATTTTACTGCGATCGGCAACCTTTCCCCTGTTCCGAAGTGCTGCGCCAGCACTTACAACCCAGCGAAGGGCAACATTTCGAGCTTGGTATACGCCCGGAGAGCGTTCGCCTCGCTGCTGAAGAGGGGCTAGAGGTTTGTATCGAAGTCGTGGAACCTTTAGGGAGAGAAACCCTCGTGCGCGCGCGTTTGCCCGAATCGGAGAGCGCGATCGATTTCCTCGCTGCGAGTGATTGGGAGGGGCATCGGGGCGATCGCGTTCGGCTGGCGATCGCCGCAGACAACTTGTTCATTTTCGAGCCAAGCAGCGGTAAAACCCTATATCCCCAGTCTTGA